Proteins co-encoded in one Solea senegalensis isolate Sse05_10M linkage group LG8, IFAPA_SoseM_1, whole genome shotgun sequence genomic window:
- the LOC122773490 gene encoding transmembrane protease serine 2-like isoform X1, which yields MTTDLYLDSSRCFIHEDGEWKHGQEDVKPQYVHHMAPTPPPEFSHSVPPKKDANQRCASFTVTVVLSLMLLLLVTGILLGYYFSSSCVHGRQCGDGSCVWEYQWCDGVMDCPAGQDEAHCVRLRGSSFLLQMYSAETKSWKSVCTHGWTEQQGKASCRTFGYSRDTYFKSGQQRTDTDDGFLIVKSGFNPDAFILHQLVPSKFCPNNSVVTLRCTDCGSGVNSSTASRGQQASLGSWPWQVSLQVSGSHRCGGAIISPYWIVTAAHCMARDSNPGDWAVYAGIVDPLGSLFNPAHTVSHIIAHEGFNRLTRTNDIALMRLTKALDLTGSRNIGAVCLPDVGLNFTVPQKGWITPFVRTANEDAASAHLMEAQVSLIDDAECNSFSAYNGKISRDMFCAREMEAGTNTCQTDSGGPLVSLKDGLWWLEGDIIWGEHCAEKSKPGVFGNVTYFLDWIHLQMKMHQDE from the exons atgacCACCGATCTG TATCTGGACTCAAGTCGTTGTTTCATTCATGAAGATGGAGAGTGGAAGCATGGCCAGGAAGATGTGAAGCCCCAGTATGTTCACCATATGGCACCAACACCTCCACCTGAGTTTAGCCACTCtgtccccccaaaaaaag aTGCAAATCAGAGGTGCGCTTCGTTCACTGTGACTGTTGTGCTCTCTCTAATGCTCCTGCTGCTGGTGACTGGAATCCTCCTCGGTTATTACT tttcctcctcctgtgtgcaCGGGAGGCAGTGTGGTGATGGGAGCTGTGTGTGGGAATACCAGTGGTGTGATGGAGTGATGGACTGTCCAGCAGGCCAGGATGAAGCTCACTGTG TGAGGCTGCGCGgctccagtttcctcctgcAGATGTACTCAGCTGAAACTAAAAGCTGGAAGAGTGTTTGCACTCATGGCTGGACCGAGCAGCAGGGCAAAGCAAGCTGCCGCACCTTTGGATACAGCAG GGACACATACTTTAAATCAGGCCAACAGAGGACGGACACTGATGACGGATTCTTAATTGTGAAATCTGGTTTTAACCCTGATGCATTCATTCTCCATCAGCTTGTTCCCAG caAATTTTGTCCCAACAACAGTGTGGTGACATTGCGTTGCACTG ACTGTGGGAGTGGGGTGAATTCCAGCACCGCCTCTCGGGGCCAGCAGGCCTCCCTCGGGTCGTGGCCCTGGCAGGTCAGTCTGCAGGTCTCTGGCTCTCATCGCTGTGGAGGAGCCATCATCTCCCCCTACTGGATAGTGACTGCAGCACACTGTATGGCCAG GGACTCTAATCCTGGAGACTGGGCAGTGTATGCTGGGATAGTGGATCCGTTAGGCTCACTGTTCAACCCCGCCCACACTGTGAGTCACATTATTGCCCATGAGGGCTTCAACCGCCTCACTCGCACAAATGACATCGCTCTGATGAGGCTCACCAAAGCTCTTGACCTCACAG gCTCCAGAAACATCGGCGCTGTCTGCCTCCCAGATGTTGGTCTAAACTTCACCGTTCCTCAGAAAGGCTGGATAACACCATTTGTTCGCACAGCAAATGAAG ACGCTGCCTCTGCACACCTGATGGAGGCTCAGGTCTCTCTCATAGATGATGCAGAGTGCAACAGTTTCTCAGCTTACAATGGCAAGATATCACGGGACATGTTCTGTGCCAGAGAGATGGAGGCAGGGACAAACACATGCCAA ACTGACAGTGGCGGCCCTCTGGTGTCCCTGAAAGACGGCCTGTGGTGGCTGGAAGGGGACATTATTTGGGGGGAACACTGTGCTGAGAAGAGCAAACCAGGTGTTTTTGGAAACGTCACTTATTTCCTGGACTGGATCCACCTGCAGATGAAG ATGCATCAAGATGAGTGA
- the LOC122773490 gene encoding transmembrane protease serine 2-like isoform X2, with amino-acid sequence MLLLLVTGILLGYYFSSSCVHGRQCGDGSCVWEYQWCDGVMDCPAGQDEAHCVRLRGSSFLLQMYSAETKSWKSVCTHGWTEQQGKASCRTFGYSRDTYFKSGQQRTDTDDGFLIVKSGFNPDAFILHQLVPSKFCPNNSVVTLRCTDCGSGVNSSTASRGQQASLGSWPWQVSLQVSGSHRCGGAIISPYWIVTAAHCMARDSNPGDWAVYAGIVDPLGSLFNPAHTVSHIIAHEGFNRLTRTNDIALMRLTKALDLTGSRNIGAVCLPDVGLNFTVPQKGWITPFVRTANEDAASAHLMEAQVSLIDDAECNSFSAYNGKISRDMFCAREMEAGTNTCQTDSGGPLVSLKDGLWWLEGDIIWGEHCAEKSKPGVFGNVTYFLDWIHLQMKMHQDE; translated from the exons ATGCTCCTGCTGCTGGTGACTGGAATCCTCCTCGGTTATTACT tttcctcctcctgtgtgcaCGGGAGGCAGTGTGGTGATGGGAGCTGTGTGTGGGAATACCAGTGGTGTGATGGAGTGATGGACTGTCCAGCAGGCCAGGATGAAGCTCACTGTG TGAGGCTGCGCGgctccagtttcctcctgcAGATGTACTCAGCTGAAACTAAAAGCTGGAAGAGTGTTTGCACTCATGGCTGGACCGAGCAGCAGGGCAAAGCAAGCTGCCGCACCTTTGGATACAGCAG GGACACATACTTTAAATCAGGCCAACAGAGGACGGACACTGATGACGGATTCTTAATTGTGAAATCTGGTTTTAACCCTGATGCATTCATTCTCCATCAGCTTGTTCCCAG caAATTTTGTCCCAACAACAGTGTGGTGACATTGCGTTGCACTG ACTGTGGGAGTGGGGTGAATTCCAGCACCGCCTCTCGGGGCCAGCAGGCCTCCCTCGGGTCGTGGCCCTGGCAGGTCAGTCTGCAGGTCTCTGGCTCTCATCGCTGTGGAGGAGCCATCATCTCCCCCTACTGGATAGTGACTGCAGCACACTGTATGGCCAG GGACTCTAATCCTGGAGACTGGGCAGTGTATGCTGGGATAGTGGATCCGTTAGGCTCACTGTTCAACCCCGCCCACACTGTGAGTCACATTATTGCCCATGAGGGCTTCAACCGCCTCACTCGCACAAATGACATCGCTCTGATGAGGCTCACCAAAGCTCTTGACCTCACAG gCTCCAGAAACATCGGCGCTGTCTGCCTCCCAGATGTTGGTCTAAACTTCACCGTTCCTCAGAAAGGCTGGATAACACCATTTGTTCGCACAGCAAATGAAG ACGCTGCCTCTGCACACCTGATGGAGGCTCAGGTCTCTCTCATAGATGATGCAGAGTGCAACAGTTTCTCAGCTTACAATGGCAAGATATCACGGGACATGTTCTGTGCCAGAGAGATGGAGGCAGGGACAAACACATGCCAA ACTGACAGTGGCGGCCCTCTGGTGTCCCTGAAAGACGGCCTGTGGTGGCTGGAAGGGGACATTATTTGGGGGGAACACTGTGCTGAGAAGAGCAAACCAGGTGTTTTTGGAAACGTCACTTATTTCCTGGACTGGATCCACCTGCAGATGAAG ATGCATCAAGATGAGTGA